In Miscanthus floridulus cultivar M001 chromosome 5, ASM1932011v1, whole genome shotgun sequence, one genomic interval encodes:
- the LOC136454047 gene encoding uncharacterized protein isoform X1, which yields MNKRVATCRRTECKAMVRLHRTSDHGWVISRFEMQHNHPCSATNGPNKQWPSHSDIDPMTKDVVRKLRENNRPIERVCTGQDDDTRTFPEAAGGLSPSQMSDGLEEVLGTSGLDTVAPKEARPLCELERSLRIQRMATPVPVEMEQPPAATSGGTRVLRRRKWLLPTETEMDDGGRSSAPSACGTLAPAPQIFDRDLGSGRLSSCSPLPASVQRTMVADSLLAASEHHLPLSTATRQELTDLSRENEEMKAELGKLRSELNLFRSEAERVKKDQKHQCRDTYGRARAALRQLAGTRSR from the exons ATGAACAAAAGGGTAGCAACATGCAGGAGGACTGAGTGCAAAGCCATGGTTAGGCTCCATCGCACCAGTGATCATGGATGGGTTATTTCTCGGTTTGAGATGCAACACAACCATCCTTGCTCTGCCACAAATGGGCCTAACAAACAGTGGCCATCACATAGTGACATTGATCCGATGACCAAGGATGTTGTTCGAAAGCTTCGTGAAAATAATAGACCTATAGAGAGGGTTTGCACTGGACAGGACGACGACACGCGGACTTTCCCCGAAG CAGCTGGTGGCCTGAGCCCGAGCCAGATGAGTGATGGGTTGGAGGAGGTTCTCGGGACCTCGGGCCTCGACACCGTGGCCCCGAAGGAGGCGCGTCCGCTGTGCGAGCTAGAGCGCTCCCTGCGTATCCAGAGGATGGCCACGCCCGTTCCCGTGGAGATGGAGCAGCCCCCGGCCGCGACGTCTGGCGGCACGCGCGTGTTGAGGCGCCGGAAATGGCTGCTCCCCACGGAGACGGAGATGGACGATGGCGGACGGTCTTCGGCTCCTTCCGCCTGCGGGACTCTCGCACCCGCACCCCAGATCTTCGACAGAGATCTCGGCAGTGGGCGTCTTTCTTCTTGTTCTCC CCTCCCAGCTTCAGTGCAACGGACTATGGTTGCCGATTCCCTGCTCGCCGCTTCGGAGCACCATCTGCCACTTTCCACAGCTACACGACAGGAGCTGACTGATCTGTCCAGGGAGAACGAAGAAATGAAGGCCGAGCTCGGAAAGCTCCGGAGCGAGCTGAACCTCTTTCGATCCGAAGCCGAGCGGGTCAAGAAGGATCAGAAGCATCAGTGCCGCGACACCTACGGTCGTGCCCGTGCTGCTCTCCGCCAGCTAGCTGGAACTAGATCCAGGTGA
- the LOC136454047 gene encoding uncharacterized protein isoform X2 encodes MNKRVATCRRTECKAMVRLHRTSDHGWVISRFEMQHNHPCSATNGPNKQWPSHSDIDPMTKDVVRKLRENNRPIERVCTGQDDDTRTFPEAGGLSPSQMSDGLEEVLGTSGLDTVAPKEARPLCELERSLRIQRMATPVPVEMEQPPAATSGGTRVLRRRKWLLPTETEMDDGGRSSAPSACGTLAPAPQIFDRDLGSGRLSSCSPLPASVQRTMVADSLLAASEHHLPLSTATRQELTDLSRENEEMKAELGKLRSELNLFRSEAERVKKDQKHQCRDTYGRARAALRQLAGTRSR; translated from the exons ATGAACAAAAGGGTAGCAACATGCAGGAGGACTGAGTGCAAAGCCATGGTTAGGCTCCATCGCACCAGTGATCATGGATGGGTTATTTCTCGGTTTGAGATGCAACACAACCATCCTTGCTCTGCCACAAATGGGCCTAACAAACAGTGGCCATCACATAGTGACATTGATCCGATGACCAAGGATGTTGTTCGAAAGCTTCGTGAAAATAATAGACCTATAGAGAGGGTTTGCACTGGACAGGACGACGACACGCGGACTTTCCCCGAAG CTGGTGGCCTGAGCCCGAGCCAGATGAGTGATGGGTTGGAGGAGGTTCTCGGGACCTCGGGCCTCGACACCGTGGCCCCGAAGGAGGCGCGTCCGCTGTGCGAGCTAGAGCGCTCCCTGCGTATCCAGAGGATGGCCACGCCCGTTCCCGTGGAGATGGAGCAGCCCCCGGCCGCGACGTCTGGCGGCACGCGCGTGTTGAGGCGCCGGAAATGGCTGCTCCCCACGGAGACGGAGATGGACGATGGCGGACGGTCTTCGGCTCCTTCCGCCTGCGGGACTCTCGCACCCGCACCCCAGATCTTCGACAGAGATCTCGGCAGTGGGCGTCTTTCTTCTTGTTCTCC CCTCCCAGCTTCAGTGCAACGGACTATGGTTGCCGATTCCCTGCTCGCCGCTTCGGAGCACCATCTGCCACTTTCCACAGCTACACGACAGGAGCTGACTGATCTGTCCAGGGAGAACGAAGAAATGAAGGCCGAGCTCGGAAAGCTCCGGAGCGAGCTGAACCTCTTTCGATCCGAAGCCGAGCGGGTCAAGAAGGATCAGAAGCATCAGTGCCGCGACACCTACGGTCGTGCCCGTGCTGCTCTCCGCCAGCTAGCTGGAACTAGATCCAGGTGA